From a single Alloactinosynnema sp. L-07 genomic region:
- a CDS encoding DUF3662 and FHA domain-containing protein produces MGIGQRLNRKLEDVVGNTFARVFGGNVVPQEVAQALQREGDDNVRELAGGRLLAPNHYIVQLGPADHQNFAGDEERMKTLLADCVAEHLAEHGWDTYGDVVVSLERSDALHTGQFRTRSAVDPDVKPHVGGASRQAGRQQAQPRNAGDRSMSQPPGYGQPPEGDPYGQQQYGYGQGQYGNDPNYGQQGYAQQQQPPQGGGYDQGYGQQGGYDQGYGQQQQAQPGYGQDPYGGQQGYGQQGGYDQGYGQQQQAQPGYGQDPYGGQQGYGQQGGYDQGYGQQQGYGQDPYGQQGYAPPAVQTGPRTLSASLQLDDGSNRNYALKQGGNVVGRGQDADFRLPDTGVSRRHLEITWDGQSATLADLGSTNGTTVNGTPVQTWQLADGDVVRIGHSSLVFRTQG; encoded by the coding sequence ATGGGCATCGGACAGCGGTTGAATCGCAAGCTTGAGGACGTCGTTGGCAACACCTTCGCGCGTGTCTTCGGTGGCAACGTGGTGCCCCAGGAAGTGGCACAGGCGCTGCAGCGTGAAGGCGACGACAACGTCCGCGAGTTGGCCGGTGGGAGACTGCTGGCGCCCAATCACTACATAGTGCAACTGGGCCCAGCCGACCACCAGAACTTCGCGGGCGACGAAGAGCGCATGAAAACGCTGCTGGCGGACTGTGTGGCGGAACATCTCGCCGAGCACGGTTGGGACACCTATGGTGACGTCGTAGTCTCCCTGGAGCGCTCCGACGCGCTGCACACCGGACAGTTCCGAACCCGCTCAGCTGTCGACCCCGATGTGAAGCCTCACGTCGGCGGTGCAAGCCGACAGGCAGGTAGACAGCAGGCACAACCCCGCAACGCAGGAGACCGATCCATGAGCCAGCCTCCCGGCTACGGCCAGCCGCCCGAGGGCGACCCGTACGGACAGCAGCAGTACGGGTACGGCCAGGGCCAGTACGGCAACGATCCCAACTACGGTCAGCAGGGCTACGCCCAGCAGCAGCAGCCGCCGCAAGGTGGTGGCTACGACCAGGGCTATGGCCAGCAGGGCGGCTACGACCAGGGCTATGGCCAGCAGCAGCAGGCGCAGCCGGGCTACGGCCAGGACCCGTACGGCGGCCAGCAGGGCTATGGCCAGCAGGGCGGCTACGACCAGGGCTATGGCCAGCAGCAGCAGGCGCAGCCGGGCTACGGCCAGGACCCGTACGGCGGCCAGCAGGGCTATGGCCAGCAGGGCGGCTACGACCAGGGCTACGGCCAGCAGCAGGGTTACGGCCAGGACCCGTACGGGCAGCAGGGCTATGCCCCGCCCGCGGTGCAGACCGGCCCCCGGACGCTCTCGGCCAGCCTGCAGCTCGACGACGGCTCCAACCGCAACTACGCCCTGAAGCAGGGCGGCAACGTGGTGGGCCGGGGCCAGGACGCCGACTTCCGGCTGCCCGACACCGGGGTCTCCCGTCGCCACCTCGAGATCACCTGGGACGGGCAGAGCGCCACGCTGGCCGACCTTGGCTCGACGAACGGCACTACGGTGAACGGCACGCCGGTGCAGACCTGGCAGCTCGCCGACGGCGACGTGGTCAGGATCGGTCACTCGTCGCTGGTGTTCCGCACGCAGGGCTGA
- a CDS encoding D-arabinono-1,4-lactone oxidase has product MSGPQTTWRNWAGTASAVAREVCGPRDVTEISKAVTGAAERGLTVRTRGSGHSFTEIGAAHGMALDLTGWTGVVSADTETGAVTVRSGTTLATLNAELDRLGLAMINLGDIDAQTVSGAISTGTHGTGARLGGISTQVTGLELVLADGSLVSCSATERPDLFAAARVGLGALGVITTVSLRTVPSFVLAAEEKPEPLDDVLASMDERCSANDHFEFYWFPYGHNALTKTNNRLPDGATPAPLSRAKQFIEYDVMENALFGTLCRIGRRVPSLVRPLNKLSSAALSPRSYSDLSHKVFVTSRKVRFVESEYAIPREALADVLGELRTRVPKLADPVMFPVEVRVAAADDIWLSTAYERDSAYLAIHQFIGMPYRAYFDLFESIVGAVGGRPHWGKMHTLDAETLRTRYPRFDDFRRVRSEVDPERRFTNPYVARVLGS; this is encoded by the coding sequence ATGTCCGGTCCCCAGACGACCTGGCGCAACTGGGCGGGTACCGCGTCCGCCGTCGCGCGCGAGGTGTGCGGCCCGCGCGACGTCACCGAGATCAGCAAAGCGGTGACCGGCGCGGCCGAACGCGGGCTGACCGTGCGTACGCGCGGCAGCGGCCACTCGTTCACCGAGATCGGCGCGGCGCACGGGATGGCGCTCGACCTGACCGGGTGGACCGGCGTCGTCTCCGCCGACACCGAGACCGGGGCGGTCACCGTTCGGTCGGGCACGACCCTGGCCACGCTCAACGCCGAACTCGACCGGCTCGGGCTGGCGATGATCAACCTCGGCGACATCGACGCCCAGACGGTCTCCGGCGCGATCTCCACCGGCACCCACGGCACCGGCGCGCGGCTCGGCGGCATCTCGACCCAGGTGACCGGCTTGGAGCTGGTCCTGGCCGACGGGTCGCTGGTGTCGTGCTCGGCCACCGAGCGGCCCGACCTGTTCGCCGCGGCCAGGGTCGGCCTCGGCGCGCTCGGCGTGATCACCACGGTGAGCCTGCGGACCGTCCCGTCGTTCGTCCTGGCCGCCGAGGAGAAGCCGGAGCCGCTCGACGACGTGCTCGCGTCCATGGACGAACGGTGCTCGGCCAACGACCACTTCGAGTTCTACTGGTTCCCCTACGGGCACAACGCTTTGACCAAGACCAACAACCGGCTGCCCGACGGCGCGACCCCCGCGCCGCTGAGCCGGGCGAAGCAGTTCATCGAGTACGACGTCATGGAGAACGCGCTCTTCGGCACGCTGTGCCGGATCGGCAGGCGCGTGCCGTCGCTGGTGCGGCCGCTGAACAAGCTGTCGTCAGCGGCGCTGTCGCCGCGCTCCTACAGCGACCTGTCGCACAAAGTCTTTGTGACAAGCCGGAAAGTCCGGTTCGTGGAGTCGGAGTACGCCATTCCCCGCGAGGCGCTGGCCGACGTGCTCGGCGAACTGCGGACCAGGGTGCCGAAGCTGGCCGACCCGGTGATGTTCCCGGTGGAGGTGCGGGTGGCCGCGGCCGACGACATCTGGCTGTCGACGGCCTACGAGCGGGACTCGGCCTATCTGGCCATCCACCAGTTCATCGGAATGCCCTACCGCGCGTACTTCGACCTGTTCGAGTCGATCGTCGGCGCGGTCGGCGGGCGGCCCCACTGGGGCAAGATGCACACCCTCGACGCGGAAACCCTGCGGACGCGGTACCCGCGCTTCGACGACTTCCGCCGGGTTCGGTCCGAAGTGGACCCAGAGCGGCGGTTCACCAATCCTTACGTGGCGCGCGTCTTGGGCAGCTAA
- a CDS encoding PP2C family serine/threonine-protein phosphatase codes for MTLVLRYAARSDRGLVRSNNQDSVYAGPRLLSLADGMGGHVAGEVASKVVIAALAPLDDDEPSEDLLRQLREATLAGNEAIAELVASDPDLDGMGTTLSAILFAGNRIGLVHVGDSRVYLRRNGQFTQITHDDTFVQSLIDEGRITEDEAATHPQRSLLLKALTGHEVEPSLTVREARAGDRYLLCSDGLSGPVSLETMSEAIEIPDPQACADRMIELALKGGGPDNVTVIIADVVDIDYGDNNPIVGGAAGNGADDMPPPDSPASRAATITAPRPQPKPQAAPEPPDPRIKRRRRVRLLVASVLILLLLAAGAIAARLWVNNQFFVGEGDNGEIAIFQGVRGSVLGLSLNSQREGSCDPAAAATCDKFYVDDLEQFGKDEVRSGSNTFDNIVEAREFVRDLRSKFGLPDCADLAKQTTTQPSQTTEPGVPPQAPVTTTTGAATSNVAPPTTTGTAAPTTSQVTPQPKVNCREPRAEDKGGG; via the coding sequence ATGACCCTTGTTCTTCGTTACGCGGCCCGCAGCGACCGAGGCCTGGTGCGTTCCAACAACCAGGACTCCGTGTACGCGGGCCCGCGTCTGCTTTCCCTGGCCGACGGCATGGGTGGTCACGTCGCGGGCGAGGTGGCCAGCAAGGTGGTGATCGCCGCCCTCGCCCCGCTCGACGACGACGAGCCGAGCGAGGACCTGCTCAGGCAACTGCGCGAGGCGACGCTGGCGGGCAACGAGGCCATCGCGGAGCTGGTCGCCAGCGATCCCGACCTCGACGGCATGGGCACCACCCTGTCCGCGATCCTGTTCGCGGGCAACCGGATCGGGCTTGTCCATGTTGGGGACTCACGGGTCTATCTGCGCCGCAACGGCCAGTTCACCCAGATCACCCACGACGACACCTTCGTCCAGTCGCTGATCGACGAGGGCCGCATCACCGAGGACGAGGCCGCCACCCACCCGCAGCGCTCGCTGCTGCTCAAGGCGCTGACCGGGCACGAGGTCGAGCCGAGCCTGACGGTGCGCGAGGCCCGCGCGGGCGACCGGTACCTGCTGTGCTCCGACGGCCTGTCCGGCCCGGTGAGCCTGGAGACCATGAGCGAGGCCATCGAGATCCCGGACCCGCAGGCCTGCGCGGACCGGATGATCGAGCTCGCGCTCAAGGGCGGCGGACCCGACAACGTCACGGTGATCATCGCCGACGTGGTCGACATCGACTACGGCGACAACAACCCGATCGTGGGCGGCGCCGCGGGCAACGGCGCCGACGACATGCCGCCGCCGGACTCCCCGGCCTCCCGCGCGGCCACGATCACCGCGCCGCGCCCGCAGCCCAAGCCGCAGGCGGCTCCCGAGCCGCCGGACCCGCGGATCAAGCGGCGCAGGCGGGTACGGCTGCTCGTGGCGAGCGTGTTGATCCTGCTGCTGCTGGCCGCGGGCGCGATCGCGGCCCGGCTGTGGGTGAACAACCAGTTCTTCGTCGGCGAGGGCGACAACGGCGAGATCGCGATCTTCCAGGGCGTGCGCGGCAGCGTGCTCGGCCTGTCGCTCAACAGCCAGCGCGAAGGGTCCTGCGACCCGGCCGCCGCGGCCACGTGCGACAAGTTCTACGTCGACGACCTCGAGCAGTTCGGCAAGGACGAGGTCCGGTCGGGCAGCAACACCTTCGACAACATCGTCGAGGCCCGTGAGTTCGTCCGGGATCTGCGCAGCAAGTTCGGCCTGCCCGACTGCGCCGACCTGGCCAAGCAGACCACGACCCAGCCGAGCCAGACCACCGAGCCCGGGGTGCCGCCGCAGGCCCCGGTCACCACCACGACCGGGGCGGCGACGTCGAACGTGGCGCCGCCGACGACGACGGGCACCGCAGCGCCCACCACCTCCCAGGTCACGCCCCAGCCCAAGGTGAACTGCCGCGAGCCGCGCGCTGAGGACAAGGGCGGCGGCTGA
- a CDS encoding O-methyltransferase, giving the protein MTSESAEMVSGIEALMWDVYGYVREGGGRLTEGGASAAEATYLRELARRTGAPRVAEIGFNVGFSALAFLDSAPEATVVSFELDRRWSVELAKEYVDNHYPGRHELVIGDSTVTVPDFAATRDDRFDLVFVDGGHTYEVAAADIANARAIAKPGAVVVVDDLIPWYPWGVGPHRAWQEAVESGLVHSAEYYIDGHRVDTLTAPGDRAWGTAHLTI; this is encoded by the coding sequence ATGACCAGTGAATCCGCGGAAATGGTGAGCGGCATCGAAGCGCTCATGTGGGACGTCTACGGCTACGTCCGCGAGGGCGGCGGCCGGCTGACCGAGGGCGGCGCCAGCGCCGCCGAGGCCACCTACCTGCGCGAACTCGCGCGCCGGACGGGCGCGCCGCGGGTGGCCGAGATCGGCTTCAATGTCGGATTCTCCGCACTGGCGTTCCTGGACAGCGCGCCGGAGGCGACCGTGGTGTCGTTCGAACTCGACCGGCGGTGGTCGGTGGAGCTGGCCAAGGAATATGTGGACAACCACTACCCGGGCCGCCACGAACTGGTCATCGGCGACTCGACCGTCACCGTCCCGGACTTCGCCGCGACCCGCGACGACCGTTTCGACCTGGTCTTCGTCGACGGCGGCCACACCTATGAGGTCGCGGCGGCCGACATCGCCAACGCCCGCGCCATCGCCAAGCCGGGCGCCGTCGTCGTGGTCGACGATTTGATCCCTTGGTACCCGTGGGGCGTCGGCCCGCACCGGGCCTGGCAGGAGGCGGTCGAGTCGGGATTGGTCCACTCGGCCGAGTACTACATCGACGGCCACCGCGTGGACACCCTTACCGCCCCCGGCGACCGCGCCTGGGGCACAGCCCACCTCACGATCTGA
- a CDS encoding TetR/AcrR family transcriptional regulator — protein MASPTPLRRQPVQQRSAKRVEKMLESCAQLIDELGYDGVTTTLIAERAGVAVGSLYQFFPDKRAVVQALTQRNLDHFMTEISRKLDDVVLERWDQAADVIFDIYVQMYREVPGFSRIRFGDVVDLRLIDGQRDNNTVIADGMAAFLADRFGVPFERIRLPIAVANEIADSILNLAFRRKLFPEDVVIAEAKSVVRNYMANQTFTR, from the coding sequence GTGGCCAGCCCAACCCCACTCCGCCGCCAACCCGTCCAGCAGCGCAGCGCCAAGCGGGTGGAGAAGATGCTCGAGTCGTGCGCGCAGCTCATCGATGAGCTCGGATACGACGGCGTCACCACGACGCTCATCGCCGAGCGGGCCGGGGTGGCGGTCGGGTCGCTTTACCAGTTCTTCCCCGACAAGCGGGCCGTCGTGCAGGCGCTGACCCAGCGCAACCTCGACCATTTCATGACCGAGATCAGCCGAAAGCTCGACGATGTCGTGCTGGAGCGCTGGGACCAGGCCGCCGACGTCATCTTCGACATCTACGTCCAGATGTACCGGGAGGTCCCCGGGTTCAGCCGGATCCGCTTCGGCGACGTGGTCGACCTGCGGCTCATCGACGGGCAGCGCGACAACAACACCGTGATCGCCGACGGGATGGCCGCGTTTCTCGCCGACCGGTTCGGGGTGCCGTTCGAGCGGATCCGGCTGCCGATCGCGGTGGCCAACGAGATCGCCGACTCGATCCTCAACCTCGCCTTCCGGCGCAAGCTGTTCCCGGAGGATGTCGTCATCGCCGAGGCCAAGTCGGTGGTGCGCAACTACATGGCCAACCAGACGTTCACGCGCTAG
- a CDS encoding helix-turn-helix transcriptional regulator: MNSIGSPGSPITPDTWEEPEIRAALAAREVSSVYRLLRRTGVSQRQIAAMTGQSQSEVSEILKGRQVMAYDVLARIADGLGVPRGYMGLAYDEVTAVRVAVSRQPSQPEESEEVKRREFLAHAAAVTVGANVLGTNSGSWVANPVQTPAPGRIGMTDVRQVEAATRALRSLDYQYGGGFCRDAVVAQLSWGQQMLGASGPEHVKQRLHVALADLHNLAGWTSFDIGLTDSARNHFGKALELAKAGKSEPLVANILYRMGRVYLHKESPDDALKMFQLGQIAAQESGSELAVAVICANQAWAYALMGHKEQTMKLIGRTRDEFARANLDEAEDWVKFFNDTDVYAMIGTVHTVLAQTVDPMHTKFAIPALSKAIEAYGDEMTRSKAFNLGALATNHLLEGDIDHGAKIGRGAVDLAETLKSSRVRDRLQPLLAEATKRRNNPDARDLAEQITNLSVA, translated from the coding sequence ATGAACTCGATCGGATCTCCGGGTTCTCCCATTACTCCGGACACTTGGGAGGAGCCCGAGATACGGGCCGCGCTCGCCGCGCGGGAGGTCAGTTCCGTATATCGGTTGCTTCGACGCACTGGCGTCTCACAGCGCCAGATCGCCGCGATGACCGGTCAATCGCAGTCCGAGGTGTCGGAGATCCTCAAAGGCCGTCAGGTAATGGCCTACGACGTGCTCGCGCGGATCGCCGACGGGTTGGGTGTCCCAAGGGGATACATGGGGCTCGCATACGACGAGGTCACGGCGGTTCGTGTCGCCGTCTCTCGTCAGCCCTCGCAGCCTGAGGAGAGCGAAGAGGTGAAGCGTCGGGAGTTCCTGGCACACGCGGCCGCCGTCACGGTGGGCGCGAACGTGCTGGGCACCAACTCCGGGTCGTGGGTCGCCAACCCCGTCCAGACTCCAGCGCCCGGCCGCATCGGCATGACCGATGTGCGCCAGGTCGAAGCGGCCACCAGGGCGCTTCGGTCGCTGGACTACCAGTACGGCGGCGGCTTCTGCCGCGACGCCGTCGTGGCACAGCTGTCCTGGGGACAGCAGATGCTCGGCGCGTCCGGCCCGGAACACGTCAAGCAGCGACTCCACGTCGCGCTGGCCGACCTGCACAACCTGGCGGGCTGGACGTCGTTCGACATCGGACTGACCGACTCCGCCCGCAACCACTTCGGCAAGGCGTTGGAACTGGCCAAGGCGGGCAAGAGTGAGCCGCTGGTGGCCAACATCCTCTATCGGATGGGCCGGGTCTACCTGCACAAGGAGTCCCCGGACGACGCGCTGAAGATGTTCCAGCTCGGTCAGATCGCGGCGCAGGAGTCGGGTTCCGAGCTCGCGGTCGCGGTGATCTGCGCCAACCAGGCGTGGGCCTACGCGCTCATGGGTCACAAGGAACAGACGATGAAGCTCATCGGCCGCACCCGCGACGAGTTCGCGCGGGCCAACCTCGATGAGGCAGAGGACTGGGTCAAGTTCTTCAATGACACCGACGTCTACGCCATGATCGGCACCGTCCACACGGTGCTCGCGCAGACCGTCGACCCGATGCACACGAAGTTCGCGATCCCGGCCCTGTCCAAGGCCATCGAGGCCTACGGCGACGAGATGACCAGGTCAAAGGCGTTCAACCTGGGCGCTTTGGCCACCAACCACCTGCTGGAAGGCGACATCGACCACGGCGCCAAGATCGGCCGCGGCGCGGTGGACCTGGCCGAGACGCTCAAGTCCAGCCGGGTCCGCGACCGCCTGCAGCCGCTGCTGGCCGAGGCCACCAAGCGCCGTAACAACCCCGATGCCCGTGACCTGGCCGAGCAGATCACCAACCTCAGCGTGGCCTGA
- a CDS encoding phospholipase, which yields MDRRSALAAAALAVTLAMTPTGAIAAPVEPTSPDYAVGRRDVVLVDSTRPTAPDPRGTPGRPDRTIPVRLLYPASGAPGGPVTDQPRSAPGVFPLVVFSHGVTATGPAYEQLVAYIAQSGYVVALPTYPLTSGPGARIDDYVNQPADVSFIIDSVLAMARDRHDPLFGHVHRFKIAAAGHSLGAITTVGVTYHEAVRDSRIDAAVALAGAELGFPGGDYLPRPGIPLHLVHGANDATVPVGFSDSMYANATGPATYLRLHTAGHIDLFFPPAGELTIGSTVAFLDAYVKHRPQALRAVPKQVAATGLGTWQQK from the coding sequence GTGGACAGACGTTCAGCCCTTGCCGCCGCCGCACTGGCGGTCACCCTCGCGATGACCCCGACCGGGGCCATCGCGGCGCCGGTCGAACCCACCAGCCCCGATTACGCGGTCGGTAGACGGGACGTCGTGCTGGTCGACTCGACCCGGCCGACCGCACCGGACCCGCGCGGCACGCCCGGCAGACCCGACCGCACTATTCCCGTACGCCTGCTTTACCCGGCATCCGGCGCTCCGGGCGGACCGGTCACCGATCAGCCCAGGTCGGCGCCGGGTGTCTTCCCGCTGGTGGTGTTCTCCCACGGGGTTACCGCCACCGGTCCCGCTTACGAACAGCTGGTGGCCTACATCGCCCAGTCCGGTTACGTTGTCGCGCTGCCGACCTATCCGCTGACAAGTGGACCGGGCGCGCGCATCGACGACTACGTCAACCAGCCCGCGGACGTCAGCTTCATCATCGACTCCGTGTTGGCCATGGCGCGTGATCGGCACGACCCGCTGTTCGGTCACGTCCACCGGTTCAAGATCGCCGCGGCGGGCCACTCGCTCGGGGCGATCACCACGGTGGGCGTGACCTATCACGAGGCGGTCCGGGATTCCCGCATCGATGCGGCGGTCGCGCTCGCGGGCGCCGAACTCGGCTTCCCCGGCGGCGATTACCTGCCGCGGCCGGGCATTCCGCTGCATCTGGTGCACGGCGCCAACGACGCGACGGTGCCGGTGGGGTTCAGCGATTCCATGTACGCCAACGCGACCGGCCCGGCGACCTACCTGCGGCTACACACGGCGGGCCACATCGACCTGTTCTTCCCGCCCGCGGGTGAACTCACCATCGGCAGCACGGTCGCGTTCCTCGACGCCTACGTCAAACACCGCCCGCAAGCCCTGCGCGCGGTCCCGAAACAGGTCGCGGCCACCGGCCTCGGAACCTGGCAACAGAAGTAG
- a CDS encoding FHA domain-containing protein: MPELVMQLTRAGFLALLWLFVLAALRVVRSDLYAASGLRVAVPGFRRNAAGKVRGKAPRQLVVTHGALSGTRISLDGRPIMIGRADDSTLVLDDDYASTRHARLSMRGTDWYVEDLGSTNGTYLDRAKVTAPLRVPLGVPIRIGKTVIELRS, encoded by the coding sequence GTGCCAGAGTTGGTTATGCAACTGACCAGGGCAGGGTTTCTCGCCCTGCTCTGGTTGTTCGTGCTGGCCGCGCTTCGGGTGGTCCGCTCCGATCTGTACGCGGCCTCCGGGCTGCGGGTCGCGGTGCCGGGGTTCCGGCGCAACGCGGCGGGCAAGGTGCGCGGCAAGGCGCCACGGCAGCTCGTGGTGACCCATGGCGCGCTCTCCGGGACCCGAATCTCGCTGGACGGCAGGCCGATCATGATCGGCAGGGCCGACGACTCGACGCTCGTGCTCGATGACGACTACGCCTCGACGCGGCACGCGCGCCTGTCGATGCGCGGGACGGACTGGTACGTGGAAGACCTGGGCTCGACGAATGGCACGTACTTGGACCGGGCTAAGGTCACCGCACCCCTCCGGGTGCCCTTGGGTGTCCCGATCCGTATCGGCAAAACGGTGATCGAGCTGCGCTCATGA
- a CDS encoding phosphotransferase enzyme family protein, with product MVAKGLFTRANLDAALAAVCAEIGLDAAGARLLRFTNNAVFELATAPVVVRIVGSVALRHRVDKVVRVARWFAEHGVPAVRLVDGLTQPVLVGDYAATVWRTVPSSGPAPCPADLARLLRQVHGLCPPETLPAWDPLDDVRRRIGEAEGLDGDSLDFLRDRCDLVEGQLGQVEFPLARGFVHGDAHLGNLIPGPAGPVLCDFDSSCVGPPEWDLTPFAVGVRRFGESPSQYDELVRGYGFDVTQWAGFSVLREIRELKLITSVLPIMNSTPEVRPELLKRLRDFRSGNTSAQWTRYT from the coding sequence ATGGTCGCCAAAGGGCTGTTCACCAGGGCGAATCTGGATGCCGCGCTGGCCGCGGTGTGCGCTGAGATCGGGCTCGACGCGGCGGGCGCCCGGCTGCTGAGATTCACCAACAACGCCGTGTTCGAGCTGGCCACCGCACCGGTGGTGGTGCGCATCGTCGGGTCGGTCGCGTTGCGCCACCGGGTCGACAAGGTCGTGCGGGTCGCCCGCTGGTTCGCCGAACACGGCGTCCCTGCGGTGCGCCTGGTCGACGGCCTGACCCAGCCGGTATTGGTCGGCGACTACGCCGCGACGGTCTGGCGGACGGTTCCCTCGTCCGGGCCCGCTCCTTGTCCGGCCGACCTGGCCCGCCTGTTGCGCCAGGTCCACGGCCTGTGCCCGCCAGAGACCCTGCCCGCGTGGGACCCCCTCGACGACGTGCGCCGTCGCATCGGCGAGGCCGAGGGCCTGGACGGTGATTCCCTGGATTTCCTGCGTGACCGCTGCGACCTGGTCGAGGGTCAGCTAGGCCAGGTGGAGTTCCCGCTGGCCAGGGGCTTCGTGCACGGCGATGCCCACCTTGGCAATCTCATCCCGGGCCCGGCGGGCCCGGTGCTCTGCGACTTCGACTCCAGCTGCGTCGGCCCGCCGGAGTGGGACCTGACCCCGTTCGCGGTCGGCGTCCGCCGGTTCGGCGAGTCACCTTCGCAATACGACGAACTGGTTCGGGGATACGGGTTCGACGTCACCCAATGGGCTGGCTTCTCCGTGCTTCGCGAGATCCGCGAACTCAAGCTCATCACCAGCGTGCTGCCGATCATGAACAGCACCCCGGAAGTCCGCCCTGAGCTGCTCAAACGTCTTCGGGACTTCCGCTCTGGAAACACCTCCGCGCAATGGACGCGCTACACCTGA
- a CDS encoding amino acid deaminase/aldolase: MPTSAQRSRLDAATEHLDPPVAVVDLAAFDRNAEDLVRRAAGRPIRVASKSVRCRFLLERVLRMPGYEGVMSYALPEALWLVDEWADTDLADTDILVAYPTTDRAALRALAADERARRTVSIIVDSSEHLDFVDEALGADHPEIRVCLELDVSWRPLGTASVHVGTRRSPVFTPEQAGRLAAEICARPGFQLVGVMAYEGQIAGLGDNPAGNPLLRTALRWMQRRSARELVGRRGAVVRAVTDVWELEFVNGGGTGSIEITRADPSVTEIAAGSGLIGPTLFDNYSQFSPLPAVVFAVPVVRKPAPDIATLLGGGYLASGPAGQSRLPRPYLPGGLKLLGAEGAGEVQTPVTGPGARALKVGDRVWMRHAKAGELAERFTEYHVLDGDKVTHAVPTYRGEDRSFG; this comes from the coding sequence GTGCCGACTTCTGCCCAGCGTTCGCGGCTCGATGCTGCCACCGAACACCTCGACCCCCCGGTCGCGGTGGTCGATCTGGCCGCCTTCGACCGCAACGCCGAGGACCTGGTCCGGCGCGCGGCGGGCAGGCCGATCCGGGTGGCGAGCAAGTCCGTGCGCTGCCGGTTCCTGCTGGAGCGCGTGCTGCGGATGCCCGGTTACGAAGGCGTGATGAGCTACGCGCTGCCCGAGGCGCTGTGGCTGGTGGACGAGTGGGCCGACACCGATCTCGCCGACACCGACATCCTGGTGGCCTACCCGACCACCGACCGCGCGGCCCTGCGCGCGCTGGCCGCCGACGAGCGGGCCCGGCGCACGGTGTCGATCATCGTCGATTCGAGCGAGCACCTCGACTTCGTCGACGAGGCGCTCGGCGCGGACCACCCCGAGATCCGGGTCTGTCTCGAACTCGATGTGTCGTGGCGGCCGCTGGGCACCGCGTCCGTCCACGTCGGAACCCGCCGGTCCCCGGTGTTCACCCCGGAACAGGCGGGCAGGCTGGCCGCCGAGATCTGCGCGCGGCCGGGATTCCAGCTCGTCGGCGTGATGGCCTACGAGGGCCAGATCGCCGGCCTCGGCGACAACCCGGCAGGCAACCCGCTGCTGCGCACGGCCCTGCGCTGGATGCAGCGCCGTTCGGCGCGCGAGCTCGTCGGCCGCCGTGGCGCGGTGGTCCGCGCGGTCACCGACGTGTGGGAACTCGAGTTCGTCAACGGTGGCGGCACCGGCAGCATCGAGATCACCAGAGCCGATCCGTCGGTCACCGAGATCGCCGCCGGGTCCGGCCTCATCGGACCGACCCTGTTCGACAACTACAGCCAGTTCAGTCCGTTGCCCGCAGTGGTGTTCGCAGTGCCGGTGGTCCGCAAGCCCGCACCCGACATCGCGACCCTGCTCGGTGGCGGCTACCTGGCCTCGGGCCCGGCCGGACAGTCCAGACTGCCGCGGCCGTACCTCCCCGGCGGACTCAAGCTGCTCGGCGCCGAAGGCGCGGGCGAGGTCCAGACTCCGGTGACCGGCCCCGGCGCGCGTGCGCTGAAAGTCGGCGACCGGGTGTGGATGCGGCACGCGAAGGCCGGTGAACTCGCCGAGCGGTTCACCGAGTACCACGTGCTCGACGGCGACAAAGTGACCCACGCGGTGCCGACCTACCGGGGCGAGGACCGCAGCTTCGGCTAG